The region TAAAAATCTTATagatcatataaaaaaaaataagttcacAAGAACTCTGTGACAGGTGGCAACAAAATGGTGTTTACGGTTTAACTTCAATTAAGTAACTTAACAGTTGGTCTAACTAAATAAGGTCTCaactcctaaaaaaaaaatccttctaagAATTAAACTTGATTATGATAATATATCTAGaataaaaacacttcttttgTAATTGAATAAAGTAACAATAATAGGAgtatcttcagaaaatatttcttatattcTAAGTAGTCTTGCAATGAGCAACACTGCCCTAGctgtattttatgaaattttattCAATTGTTGCTGCAACAGAGTATCAGACTATGATTACAGTTATGTTTAATAAGCTCTTTATGTAAATCGATTCAAGAAAATAAGCATGCTTATGCAGACGACCTTGTAATTTGCTGTAATTCGGAGGATTTCGGGTAAAGTTAAGCAATTAAAATTCAGTGCCTTTCAAGTAATGCATCCGCAAGACAAAGCCCCAgatttttctccactgaaatcaacagttaacatcttttgttttctccctctaTACAGAACTAGGAATAAGCCACAGCTCTAATCATCTCTGATCTTTCAATTACTTAGCATTTACCCCATGCAGTACATGGCACCCAGTTACTCTTccaagaaaataactttattcTTCACCCTGTGCCCTCCCAGCAACATAGGCCTACGACAAAAGGATTGAAATCCATACAGATatgaaaaccaggaaaaaggCTCAAAGTCAACTAGTCTTCACATGGATCCAATTGACATGCCGTGTTATATTTAAACAATGCAATCCCCTTCCTCAACAAAAATCCAATGTGTCTGCAGAATTGTTGATTAAATTTGCCATTATCAGAGCATGAActtcttaaaagaaacaaaacccacataTTGTAGAAAATCCAGATGTTTGCAAACTCTGCTTAAAAGCAACTGAAATCATGTTTGCTGAAAAGGTGAGTAAAGGACATCTGTTGACAGCTGGAAATGCATTAAACTGTAGAATTTCAGGAAAGGAAGTTATGATTCTGCAATACTCAAACAGGATACTGACCCAGAGTTCTCATCCAACACAATCGCAAATGCAATTGTACCAGAACCTGGGGGAACCTGAACAAAGTCTTGCCTGCCCTGGTGAAAAGAGACTAAAGAAGGAAATTCTACATTtgtaaaatggaaagagagatTCATTACTGAGGTGGTTAGATGAAAAGTATTATATAGTACTGTGTCTTTTTAGCTGTTATGTCATCTACAAACACGCATGTTAACTGCAGCTGACTTTCAGTGACTAATTAGAAacttgggtttggttttgttttgtttttttaaaaaacacattctAAACTGCAAAAGTAACTAGAAAGCAATGCTCCAGCATCTCATGCTTTTCCAACAATGCCAAACTGAGCAACACAAGCATCTGAAAACCAGGAAATGAAGAGTCAAAAGTTTTAACTGATACAGCCTtcacctgctctgcagcagataCACTGGGAACACGTCACATGGAACAAAATAGAAGAGAACAGCAGCACGAACGAGTGTTTGAATTTACCTGAACTGTACCATACAGGACCTTATTCCACCTGTTCTAAATTCCAACATTGCATACACTTCACCAGGAATAACCCCAAACTTTACCACTCCTTACAACACTTGCTTTAATCCTCACTCATATCCAGCTTCCACATAAGGAAACCCTTGGGCAGCCAGTGAGGAGACCTACAGAGAAGCATGTACTAAGGGGTACGAATGAAAGTATACAGGCACTCCTTCTAATCATTCTGAAAATGGTGAGGGTCAAACCTTACTCAGTTTTTCCAGATACGTCATCCAACACATTAACCTATACGTAATGTGCTGGATGTAGCTGGGAAAAGCTTCAGTAACTTCACTGGCTCTGAGGGGGACTGGTACACCTcaatcctttcttttcttgtcgGTGGTCTGAGTATCCCTGAACCCGACTGTCTGAAAGGGCACAACAAGACATAAGGCAACTTAAACTCCACACTAATGAAGTTCTGTTAAATTAAACTTACTAAAAGTTAACTCCAAAGTAAAAATGCACACAATGTTCTTCCTGCAGTTCAGATCTGCAATCCTACAGTAACTTCTATGCAGAATCTCTCTGAAATCAAAGCAGCATGAAGGAGGTAAAAAGTCACCCCCTAAAAAGGGTACAGCATGGAATTAAAGATAAGGTTTTTATCTACTTTCCTCCCCAAGAGCCTTAGGTACTGGTTTCCTATCTAAATTAAACATCTTTCCCTACATTTAGTATTCCCTACgagaaacaagaaaactggaggaaaaaaaacaacaaaaaaaccccacagctatcacagaatcgttttggttggaaaggacatttaagatcatcaagtccaaccgttaacccagcactgccaattccaccactaaaccatgtccctcagcaccacatctactagtcttttaaatacctccagggatggtgactctaccacttccctgggcagcctgttccaatgcttgacaaccctttccgtgaagaatttttttctgatatccaatctaaacctcccctggcacaacttgaggctgtttcctctcatcctatcacttgttacctgggagaagagaccaacacccacctcgctacaacctcctttcaggtagttgtagacagcagtaagatcccccctgagcctccttttctccagactaaacaaccccagttccctcagccgctcctcataagacttgttctccagaatAGGTAGAACTATCTTTATTACAGAACTAAACAAAATGCTACTACTGCATCATTATGGCAGAAGGTGTGTACATGCTGAGAAAGATTATTGTAGAGTTTAATACCTCTGTGgctattaaatgaaaatgagataATGGTAAAGTTGAAAAGACacattaacaacaaaaatacaatcTTAGATGACAACAAATAAAATCCACACATAAGAGatcagaaataaacaaataccaAAGTTTAGTACTAAGAAGTCTGCCAAAACataattcattaattttcttgatttttgctGAACCACTCTCCTTATAGTATGCAAATAGCAATTTTGGATATCCTGTTGTGAGGAGTCAGaccaataaataaattattacattACACGGTACCCTGAAATTGTGATCACTATCGCATCATGGATACATACCTCAAGAGGGACGTGGTGGAGGAGGTTGGCAGGCTTGCAACTTTGGCTGCTCTTTGTCTTTCCACTTCCAGAGCATGTTTACGTGCATTTGTTCgtcttgggggaaaaataaacacaaaaacagaaaaaccacacacacagaggaaaaaaaaatccacaaaagagaaaagagaagaaaaattattcaagcAACAATGACAGCATTGTGCAAAATACAAGGcaacctaaaaataaacagattcaGATGTACCTGAATTGAATGTTTGGGAGATAGGGATGGGCAAGCACACTGAAAAGTCAACAGAACTTATGCTGGAAGGCAGcactggaaattaatttattgaagGAATGCAAAAAATGTGAATACACACAAGCTTctaaagaacaaagcaaaatccCTGCTTTTCACTTAAGTTTTCAGAAAGCACTGCATCACTTCAACAGATTTTAATTGCTCAAGTGCGGACAAAATTAAGCATTTATTCAATAGGTCTCAGCTCTACTCAAGCACAACTATCCCCAAGAGTACACAGTTCATTTTTCATGCTAGCTCAAGTTCGTCcaatctgcttaaaaaaaagcccaaaatgCTAAGACAGAAAGCCATCACAAATGCAATAAGTCCTTTCTGTAAAGTGAGTAACTCTCCATCAAGAGCTGGCCtgagaatatttcatttcatatgTCATTCAATAGCTGTCAGCCAACAATCTAGACTGAAAACAGCGATATAGACAAAATGCCACCCACTCACGGAGAGCCTATAAGGCTAGGCTGTATATTTGAcatttttgtcttggttttAAAACTACAGTTCTTATTAAAATCCACAAGCTATGTCCACAAACATTAATCCTCTAACCCATAAAATTTCAAGATTGAAAAAGCTCCAAGCAAGAAGCATcaagatttttgtctttcaccTTGTGACATTGTGAAATGCATTCTATGCTTAATAAAACAAGCTAACTATTGCATACCGGGCTTGCTCAcgaagtaatttttctttttggtactTCTGCTCTTTCAGGGCTTTCCTATGTCTCTTCTCTGCTCgttgtttcctttcctctgcttgCTTTGCCAGAGCTTCTAAGTCAGGTTCCTTaacaataaaatattgcaaGCACTTAATACAGGATTTTACTCACCTCTCATACTACCAGCATGATATTTCAAATTACGTACTTCTGGTAAGGATCACAAGGTCAAAATTACTTTCTACTGTATCAGAGTAAAAATACTCTAAATAAtaacttttccttctctgccatCTTCTTTATTCTCTTCTTCTCTACCACCAACAGCAGCAAATTTGCCATGTTCCTCAGCCAATGTAACCAAATACTGATGTGGAAACCTTAGCTTCTCTCTGTACCTCTTTATCAAAGATGGTAATATAAATATACTTAGACATTTTAGCAAATGCTGACTAAACTGTACAGAGAAAGCCTGTTACTATCTTTCAGTCATTAATTACAACAATCATGTatcaacagaaacatttctttgatTAGTTCTCTGTTCCTATGGCATTGGTACCGGGtttccatgaacttctccatcCTAGCATTGGAGAGGACTTTACAACGAAGTTGACTTAGAGACACTGAGATATGGAAAAGCATAATGCTATTTTACTTGGGTTAAAAAGCCTGACTAATTCAGGAAGTAAGCTCGTCTGCAAAAATCATGCAAGGAATCTGTGGCACCCCTTACTTCTATAAACCTGATTCAGAGTCAAATCTATGGAAAATTTCTACCCAACAACCTCAATGATCTCTCAAAGAGAGCCTGCACAAGTTATAGAGttttaaagaaagtgaaaatggtTTATAGGTGCAGAATTAAGTGACACCAGCTTGCAGTCTAGGCAAAGGCCTCTGAAGCCCTTACCAAGACTTCCCATGTCACCtgagcactgaagaaaaaaaaagttaaagtgtattttcttaACCACAGAAAAGATACTGTTACATGgtagaggaaaaaagttactaTATTACTGATAGACTTGAAACAATGATTTACCACGTGCAATTTAGTCAAGTACAAACATATACTATCATATATGTGTACAATCTAACATAAACAAAATAACTTGAAGAGCTTGCACAGCAAAAGCCTTAGCAGATGGGCCGGCAAAACCATTTAATCCTGGTCTTATGGAAAGACATCTGCAAAAAAGTACATAAACATTTCTAGGAAGCTTCCATTCTTAAAAACCTGTTGTTTTAGGTATTAGGACTGCAAGatcaagaacataaaaaaaaacaaacagcaatcTTGATATTTCTAGAACATCAAGAATTTCTCTGACAATAACATTAAGCTGTTTCACTTACGTTCTCCTTGGCTTGTCGGTGACCCTCACCAATTGCTCTTAAGCTtgataaatacagtttttctaAGGCTTTCATCTTTTGATCCTGTGCTTTTTGCCATTCAGCTCTCAGTGCCTCCTCTAACTGATGCAGTTgttcttcccttctctgcttTACTTTCTGTCTTATCTGCAAGGCGATATACTTCTGTTGCTCTCTAACCTGTAGAAATAGCATTTATGTTTTGTCAGCAACTTAAAAAAGCACAATATTTTTTGCAGCAAGTCTTTCCACAACATACTCTACTCTCCTTTCAGCTTTCCATTTCATCTACCACTCCATTAACAATCTGTCCAGGAAATACTTTAAAGAttcattacctttttttttcaaaattaatatattaaataagaaatttaaTCTTAGTTAAATGTTTCAGTTAAAGTCCAAAGAGCAACATACAACTgataaacaaaatgcaaaaaactgCTTGGAATATCCTTCCCTGCAAAAATACAACacaataatttattaaatactCCTATTACAATGCAACATGGtttaaagaaaatcagcaaCTATACTGATAAATCAAAGTCTGTTTCcttagtttttgttttccactttgCCTCTCTCTTcgctaaagagaaaaacacaccaAGACAAAAGCCCAAGAGGGATGAAAGATGAGTACGCAGTAAATGTCTTGAAGATATCTATTTTCTGAAGATGTGAAAGACCTGAACAGCTTGTGTAGGACAAAGCAGAGGAAGGCTAAGAAAAGTGTAaggagagaaatggagaaagagcCCTGTGGTCTAATAGAACGGccacagaacagaaatggaagaaagacGAGATGATCAACAGACACGTTCTGAAGAACATAAAGGTACTCTGCCCAGACATTCTAAAAGGAGCAGTACTTAAAGCATTTAGAGCTATGACATATTGCAGCAATTCAGCTCTTCTAGTGGAAAGCTGTGAAGTTCTGGATTAGCAGTATTTGTCTCATTTCTTCTGCATGATCACTGTGAAAACACCTGGAACGCTGTAAGAGGTACGAATCCTTACACAAGTGACACATCAGCAGAAAAGACACAACTGCGTGTTCACGGCCAAATAAAAATAGTAGATACTGGGACactggcagggaagaagagattCTGGAAGAGATGCCAAAGCAAATCTAACAAACAGAGAAGGTATCACAAGCAAAATATGCGCTTAGTAGTAAATAAatatgggaaaaggaaaataattcacaaaCTAAACAGAAAACTAGTATACAATATTATGACCCTGAAATTTAGTTTACATGCAAtaaatttttcagttaattGTCCTAAATTATTTGTTACATCATTGAATGAAACACACAATGTGCAAAAATACAGACATACTTGCTGTAGcctcagttttcttcttctttcatattcttctttcagaaacatGGTTTCTTCATTAGGACTAAGCCTCAATTTCCCAACTTTTCTCTTCATCCTTGGAAATGCTGAATAATCAACTTCTACGAGaacaacatgaaaaacagaaattgtgTATAAATGACACAGGTAAACCAGCTATAAAAAACAGATATTGCCCTAATCTTACAAATTTATCACGGTATCTAGGACGGTGAGCTACAACTGCTCATGTCTGTTCCAGCTGCATTCAACAACATGGGCACTTTGTCAGTCACAAAAATGTACTGCTTTTGAACTATTTTGCTATGTAGCAAACTCTGCAACAATATTACATTCACATTCTACACTGTGTACCAGAGAGGCACATCTGCAAAGTGAAGAGTGAACACCATGCCACTCCtgggaagatttaaaaaaaacaaaacaaaacaaaaaccacaaaaaaaaggcaaacaaacaaatgaaaaaaaaaccacaaaaccaaaaaaaaaccctcaccacACAGTAAAGCAGGCTGGTCATTTAGGTGATttgtactgaaatattttttttttcctgccttcaaGACTGTGAAACTCCAACAACAGTCTTCCTGCCAAGCATTTCACTAGAACACTAAAACTGCTCACTGTCAATTTTTTATTCGGGTTTTCTTAAGCAGTCATTTCAAGTGTTCCCCTGTAGATTTTACTGTGGAACCAGGATTTGCTGGTTCTACAGATCGCTTCCCATTTTCCTCACAATTATAATTTTCATCTGCACAGCAAAAAACTTTTCAGCCTAACATGCAGCCTAGTCCAAAACTTCTGCCCCCCCCAAAAATCTTTATTTGATCTTTAAATACTTATGTCCCTGAAAATACTCTCCCAAAAGAAATTAACAAAGACTTTCAAAAGCCACTGTTTAGttctaaaaatcaaaagctCATTACTAGTGAACAATCCACACAGAGCAAACAATTTAAGCAACATGTTACACctggaaagatttcttttcagtatcataaataaaaaaaaaataacaaaactctAAAGAAATCAGGTGAGGTGTAAAAACGAAATAATTATCCATAAGATACTTCTGGTACAGGGTTATTAAGCCAATGAATCTCAAGTTCATTACAGGATACACATGGACAGAATATCATGGTCCCTGCTAGCCTTCCCTTATTCAGCCGATGAGGTACAAAAGAGAAGTTTATCAATATACATAATTAAGGAGCAAATTACTACATTCCCTCCCCctccaaagaaaggaaaaatttagaGAATAAACAATACAAAGTCCGGATCTAATACTTAAAGGGTAAGAGCAAAAGCAGACAGTAAAGCAGGGAGCATTTGCGCAGATTCGGTTGCAGAACAAAGCGAGCAGTGGATACAGGACAGGTAACGCTCAGCCAGCCTGCCCGGGCAACGCCGCACCTCAGAGCTTCCTCTAAGCAACGTTAACACCCATCCCGCCCAGCACAGCCAGCGAAATGCACTTCTCCAGAGCcggagagagaagcagcagagtcaACAGGTAACGACGAGCAGAGCGCACCGGCCGGGACTCAGGTCTgaggcgggcggcgcggccgccTCGGGGGCAGCGAGGAGGATGGAGCACGCAGGAGCACACGCAGGCCCCCAGGCAGAGCCCCGCCGCCAGTGAGCTCTGCCCAGGAGGCCCCGGGCTCACGGGGGGCCGCTCCCGATCAGTCACCGGGAGCCGCCACCGGAGCCGCGGCCACCGCAACTCGACCAGCCCGAGCTGAGGAGGGACAACGcggagggaagagaaagggacGTACGGCCtagccctggccctggccctggccctggccctggcccagCCCCAGGCACGGGGAGGCGGAAGGGGGGGATGGAAGGGAGCGGCCCCACGGCGGGGCTGCCCGCACCTGCCCGCACCTACCCGCCACCTCTCCCGCCGCCACCCGGCCGCCACCAGCGGCTCCCTCCTCCCGCCGCGTCACGCCCAACACTCACCCCGCGCGGCCAACGACCGCGGGCGCGGCGGCAAACCAAGAGCCGCGGCGGGAACTCGCCCTCTGCGCATGCGGAGTGCGCCCCTCGCcgctggccccgccccgcccgacGCGCCAGGCTCCCAGCAGCGCGCATGCGCCACCGCGccacccttcccctcctcccagtgCGGTGAGCCCCGCCCCTGCCTTCCGGTGACCAATGGGAGCCGAGGAGAGCTGTGACTGGCCGGTGAGGCCGAACGCGGCGAATACAAAATGGCGGCGGGAGCCAGGTCCTCGCTTCTCAGTCAGCCCCCTCCCAAGGACTGGTTTAAATGGGGTTAATGTTTTGCCCGCTTGCTTAGGCCATCTCGGTGTGTATTTGAAGGGGTTTGTTACCGTGGTTTTTCTCCCAGCACTGCATCAGCAGGCCTCAGCCAGGGTTTCCAAGGGCCACAGCTCCTGTGGGAGGGGTGTTGCTTAAACTGGAAATGGTAAGGGAGCAGGAGAAAGCTCAGCACTGCTAGTTTTACCTCACTAGTTTTACCTCTTTCTTGTTCAACACTATTTTTGGATGCACTGTATGAGTAGAAGGAGTAAATTTAGACTATGACAATACAGCCAGACTTGCGCTGCTCTGCCTGT is a window of Nyctibius grandis isolate bNycGra1 chromosome 2, bNycGra1.pri, whole genome shotgun sequence DNA encoding:
- the LOC137660472 gene encoding LOW QUALITY PROTEIN: centrosomal protein of 295 kDa-like (The sequence of the model RefSeq protein was modified relative to this genomic sequence to represent the inferred CDS: deleted 1 base in 1 codon), which codes for MRRGRVPAAALGLPPRPRSLAAREVDYSAFPRMKRKVGKLRLSPNEETMFLKEEYERRRKLRLQQVREQQKYIALQIRQKVKQRREEQLHQLEEALRAEWQKAQDQKMKALEKLYLSSLRAIGEGHRQAKENEPDLEALAKQAEERKQRAEKRHRKALKEQKYQKEKLLREQARRTNARKHALEVERQRAAKVASLPPPPPRPS